A region from the Salicibibacter cibarius genome encodes:
- a CDS encoding alpha/beta fold hydrolase has protein sequence MDVDKEVEHGYLEVNGIYLHYVTSGQDGAPVCVLLHGFPQNWFSWRYVIPELRHSYKVIAVDLRGYGDSDKPEEIKSYDKQVMASDIQGLLRHLGVQKAIIVGHDRGARVARRLAIDFPELVDKLVLIDILPTEYIYDSLSVSEAAINYWQWVFPVIHDLPEAFIKGKEEEYLKFTLNQGNDFFNLLRSDGSWEKYLADWQQPGAVSAALNDYRASYHIDLPRYREEKNTELRVNTLLLWGDEGNVAHFPVLDAWRRTVPNAIGLKIKGCGHFVPEEKPKEVAQNIIHFSKEL, from the coding sequence ATGGATGTTGATAAAGAAGTTGAGCATGGATACCTGGAGGTTAATGGGATCTATCTCCATTATGTCACTAGCGGTCAGGATGGCGCACCGGTTTGTGTTCTCTTACACGGGTTTCCGCAAAATTGGTTTTCTTGGCGTTATGTCATTCCTGAACTTAGACATAGCTATAAAGTTATAGCTGTAGATTTAAGAGGGTATGGAGATTCGGATAAACCAGAGGAAATAAAAAGTTATGATAAACAAGTGATGGCAAGTGATATACAAGGGCTGCTCCGTCATTTGGGTGTACAAAAAGCCATCATCGTAGGTCACGATCGGGGAGCTAGAGTAGCGAGACGTCTGGCAATAGATTTTCCTGAACTTGTAGATAAACTTGTGCTTATTGACATCTTGCCAACAGAATACATCTATGATTCGTTGTCGGTTTCGGAAGCAGCCATTAACTATTGGCAATGGGTTTTCCCAGTCATTCATGATCTGCCAGAAGCTTTCATCAAAGGAAAAGAAGAAGAATATCTAAAATTCACATTAAACCAAGGAAATGATTTTTTCAATTTGTTAAGGTCAGATGGGTCTTGGGAGAAATACTTGGCAGATTGGCAACAACCGGGTGCTGTTTCAGCAGCTCTTAATGACTATCGAGCTTCATATCACATAGACTTGCCTCGATACCGAGAAGAAAAAAATACCGAATTAAGAGTAAATACGCTTTTATTATGGGGAGATGAAGGAAACGTGGCTCATTTTCCTGTTCTTGATGCATGGCGTCGTACTGTTCCCAATGCCATAGGTTTGAAAATAAAAGGATGTGGACATTTTGTGCCAGAGGAAAAACCAAAAGAAGTTGCGCAGAATATCATTCATTTTTCAAAAGAATTGTAA
- a CDS encoding IS630 family transposase, translating to MASLTKKEKRLLQEKKNGQSVEYRQKFRAHLVYETIYRKKPDRQVAEEQNTTEKTVKKWRKRFKEQGMKGIHDSPRSGAPRKFTIEQRCEVIAIACDKPKAYAFPIRPYWSLDSLAEAAAQHAQGPAMSRSSVQRTLQRNDLRPHRHDMWLHSKDPRFREKVNDIVSLYLEPPKDAVVICVDEKTGMQALERKFEPKSALPGQPGRYEHEYIRHGTMSLIAGFEITTGDVVAQCRPTRKADDLMAFMEKLAAAYPHQEVIIVWDNLNIHHDGPSERWSKFNERNGNRFSFYYTPKHASWMNQIEIFFSILHRRCLKWGSFHSQEALKANVMAFIQHWNYEEGHPFNWTFGGYPMQHEPKEAA from the coding sequence ATGGCTTCTCTAACCAAGAAAGAGAAACGCTTATTACAAGAGAAGAAAAATGGTCAAAGCGTTGAGTACCGTCAAAAATTTCGCGCGCATTTGGTTTATGAAACGATTTATCGAAAGAAGCCCGATCGGCAAGTTGCCGAGGAACAGAACACCACTGAAAAAACCGTGAAGAAGTGGCGCAAGCGCTTTAAGGAACAAGGGATGAAAGGGATTCATGATTCACCTCGTTCCGGAGCTCCCAGAAAGTTCACCATCGAACAACGTTGCGAAGTGATTGCCATTGCCTGTGACAAACCGAAAGCGTATGCCTTTCCCATTCGGCCATATTGGAGCCTGGATAGTCTTGCCGAAGCTGCAGCACAACATGCTCAAGGTCCGGCAATGAGTCGTTCAAGTGTTCAGCGTACGCTCCAACGCAATGATCTCCGTCCCCATCGTCACGACATGTGGCTCCACAGCAAAGATCCGAGGTTTCGGGAAAAGGTGAATGATATTGTCTCTCTCTACCTTGAACCGCCCAAAGACGCGGTGGTCATTTGCGTGGATGAAAAAACCGGCATGCAGGCATTGGAACGAAAATTTGAACCGAAGTCCGCGTTGCCAGGCCAGCCGGGTCGCTACGAACATGAATACATTCGTCATGGCACCATGTCGCTGATTGCCGGGTTTGAAATCACGACCGGAGACGTTGTTGCTCAATGCCGCCCAACCCGAAAAGCCGATGATTTAATGGCGTTTATGGAAAAACTGGCCGCAGCGTATCCACACCAAGAAGTCATTATTGTTTGGGATAACTTAAACATTCACCATGACGGGCCGTCCGAGAGATGGAGCAAGTTCAACGAAAGGAACGGAAACCGATTTTCCTTTTATTATACACCGAAGCATGCCTCTTGGATGAACCAGATCGAGATCTTTTTCTCCATCTTACACCGCCGCTGCTTGAAATGGGGTAGCTTTCATTCCCAGGAGGCATTAAAAGCGAACGTTATGGCGTTCATTCAGCACTGGAATTATGAGGAAGGCCACCCGTTTAACTGGACATTTGGCGGTTATCCAATGCAACATGAACCCAAGGAGGCCGCTTAA
- a CDS encoding DUF3219 family protein — MVNEILLNDYTIKVESYEEEKIDGLYTINVGFKVTSEEYHAITTLLYEGTFDVKVPERELTFRGTIQQYFTSITNLYIEGQVGDYTLKLIENKG; from the coding sequence TTGGTTAACGAAATTCTGTTGAATGATTACACCATTAAAGTTGAAAGCTACGAAGAAGAAAAAATCGATGGTTTATATACCATCAACGTTGGATTTAAAGTGACAAGCGAGGAGTATCACGCGATTACGACTTTGCTGTATGAAGGAACGTTTGATGTGAAGGTGCCGGAGAGAGAGTTAACGTTTCGCGGGACGATTCAGCAATATTTCACCTCTATTACGAATCTGTATATCGAAGGGCAAGTAGGCGATTACACATTAAAATTAATCGAAAATAAGGGATAG